GGGGACATAAATTCCATAAACCTGTTGTTCTGTAAGCATAAATTATCGGCCTCCAAATTATTTTAATTCCTCTACATACACTTTACCATGGAATGTTGCATCGTCGTTAGCTATAATAAATGATGTGTATCATCAAAAATATTGATGTTAGGGTGAGGTAATGGATTTAACCTATTTACGAACCTTTCGCGAGGTGGCTAAACGTCAGAGCTTTACACGGGCTGCGGAAGAGCTAGGTTACGCGCAGTCGAGTGTTACGATGCAAATACAGAAAATAGAGAAGGAATACGGTGTGCCTTTAATAGAAAGGCATGGCCGACAACTGCGTCTTACTCCGCCTGGAGAAGAGCTTTTGAAGCTGTTTGTGGAGATTTTGGATCTGTATGATCGTTCTAAAGAAACTATCGCCCAGCAAATAGGGGGCACGCTAACGATTGGTACGATTGATTCATTAGCTGCATTTTATTTACCACCTTATCTACAGCAGTTGAGGACGAAATTCCCGAAGCTGGATATTCATCTGCAAACGATGCAGGAAGCTAATCTTGTGGCTAAAATAAAAGATGGGGAAGTAGATATCGGCTTAATGCTCGACCGTACCACGACAGATTCTCTGCTTGAGCGTACGATCGTTAGAGACGAACCGCTTGTATTGATAGCCCCCATTAATCATCCACTTGCCCAAATAGATAAGGTAACTCTACAGGATCTAAATAACTGCGAATTAATTGTCTCTGAAGAGAGCTGTATTTATCGGAGTCTGTTCGAGAACTTGTTAAAAGAGCACGGGATCATATTCCGCATAGGTTTTGAGCTTTCGAATTTGGAGGCGATCAAACGTTGTGTTATGAATGGTCTTGGAATTGCTTTGTTACCGAAAATTGTTGCAGAGGAAGAAATTGAGCGGGGGAACCTGGCCGAGCTGTCCTTTGTACATCCAGAAATTCATTTTGATCTGCAGCTTCTGATGCATCCTAAAAAATGGAAGTCGCAGCCGTTGCAAT
This window of the Paenibacillus sp. FSL R10-2734 genome carries:
- a CDS encoding LysR family transcriptional regulator, with translation MDLTYLRTFREVAKRQSFTRAAEELGYAQSSVTMQIQKIEKEYGVPLIERHGRQLRLTPPGEELLKLFVEILDLYDRSKETIAQQIGGTLTIGTIDSLAAFYLPPYLQQLRTKFPKLDIHLQTMQEANLVAKIKDGEVDIGLMLDRTTTDSLLERTIVRDEPLVLIAPINHPLAQIDKVTLQDLNNCELIVSEESCIYRSLFENLLKEHGIIFRIGFELSNLEAIKRCVMNGLGIALLPKIVAEEEIERGNLAELSFVHPEIHFDLQLLMHPKKWKSQPLQFLTQMLLENH